From Paenibacillus sp. PK3_47, the proteins below share one genomic window:
- the addB gene encoding helicase-exonuclease AddAB subunit AddB, protein MTVHFLIGRSGSGKTTKIRETVSAQLSAEPMGTPIILLVPEQGSFGAEQGLLSAGNVKGSIRAQTLSFSRLAYRVKQETGGSASLPISEEGKKMLIYKIVSRRKEELKLFGASSDRPGFIERLSSLHTELKSCCLGAADLEEQLSNMRESIGNSPILAGKLDDLHIVFSELEQEMSQLYIDEEDRLAELAERIADSSFVRGAEIWVDGFHGFTAQEFTVLRELMQHASKMTVALTLDRIYPPGMAPHELELFHPAAVTYMKLRGMAEEMGLAVWDELLAPPVLPRFAESPALAHLERGFGRRFRWNGDADKAAEAITISSAASRRTEVEGALREMIRLAREEGAKYGEMAVFMRNIGDYEQLISPLFQDYGVPFFLDQKVNELHHPLVEFIRSALDVIRRRWRYEDVFRCVKTELLLPLDGSLTRQDMDQLENYVLACGIQGYRWTDGRSWKGIPSLSLEGSQAVDEAQLLLMEQCRESITVPLHAFEKRVKKSRSGLELCTAVFLLLQETDAARKLERMGAQALKRGEPEKAREHTQLWGAVLDLLDQIAEMMGKERLEFELFSGVLETGLAELKMGLVPPALDQVLVGTMDRTRVSGVKYAFLLGFNEGVVPAQFKEDGILSEGERLLLENAGMELSPGSSRKLLDERFLIYNALTTASRKLWISYASADEEGKALLPSEIIRHLHGMFPDALKEQSLAGFPPAVTPGETDAGEALHFSFIGHPEQTLRMLIMQLRQWRQGVEIPGIWWDVYNWFAGDEKRRTELGRLLGSLFYRNEGKTLKRETSLRLYGGSTLRGSVSRMEKFTACAFSHFASYGLRLKERQLYKLQAPDIGQLFHAALSDMAVRLQKQGRGWGSMTAEECRREAGETVDRLAPLLQGEILMSSKRYGYISRKLKNIVGRASVILGEHARRGSFEPVGLELDFGPGKDLPPLRITLPNGCVMEVVGRIDRVDMAEGEQGVLLRVIDYKSSQKDLKLHEVYYGLSLQMLTYLDVLLTYSEQWLGKTALPAGTLYFHVHDPLLSSPNGMNREQAEQELLKRFKMKGLLTADREVVSLMDTTLDKGYSSIVPVALKSDGSFYSSASVATPEQWRHLLTSVRSNISEIGTRITEGDVAIQPYRIQQETACTFCSFRPVCQFDEAVEGNGYNNLGKPGKEVIWDLLSHKGGEKP, encoded by the coding sequence ATGACGGTTCATTTTTTGATCGGCCGCTCGGGCAGCGGCAAAACTACGAAGATCCGGGAGACAGTCTCCGCACAGCTTTCGGCGGAGCCGATGGGGACGCCGATTATTCTGCTGGTTCCCGAGCAGGGCTCGTTCGGCGCGGAACAGGGCCTTTTAAGTGCCGGGAACGTGAAAGGGAGCATCCGTGCCCAGACGCTCAGCTTTTCACGGCTGGCCTACCGGGTAAAGCAGGAGACCGGAGGCAGCGCCAGTCTGCCCATTAGCGAAGAAGGCAAAAAAATGCTGATCTACAAAATTGTCAGCCGACGTAAGGAAGAGCTGAAGCTGTTCGGTGCGTCATCGGACAGACCCGGTTTTATTGAGCGGCTGAGCAGCCTGCATACCGAGCTCAAAAGCTGCTGCCTGGGCGCTGCCGATCTTGAGGAGCAGCTGTCCAATATGCGTGAGTCCATTGGGAACAGCCCGATTCTTGCCGGCAAGCTGGATGATCTGCACATCGTCTTCAGTGAGCTGGAACAAGAGATGTCGCAGCTGTACATTGATGAGGAGGACCGGCTGGCCGAGCTGGCGGAGCGGATAGCCGATTCTTCCTTTGTCCGCGGTGCCGAAATCTGGGTGGATGGCTTCCACGGCTTTACTGCCCAGGAGTTTACGGTCCTGCGGGAACTTATGCAGCACGCCTCCAAGATGACAGTGGCGCTTACGCTTGACCGGATCTATCCGCCGGGGATGGCTCCGCATGAACTGGAGCTGTTCCATCCTGCAGCGGTAACTTACATGAAGCTGCGAGGAATGGCTGAGGAGATGGGCCTTGCGGTCTGGGACGAGCTGCTGGCGCCGCCGGTGCTTCCGCGTTTTGCGGAAAGTCCGGCACTGGCTCATCTGGAGCGCGGATTCGGACGCCGGTTCCGCTGGAACGGGGATGCGGATAAGGCAGCTGAGGCTATCACAATCAGCTCCGCCGCATCGCGCAGGACGGAAGTGGAGGGTGCCTTGCGCGAAATGATCCGGCTGGCCCGCGAAGAGGGGGCAAAGTACGGCGAAATGGCCGTGTTCATGCGCAATATCGGTGATTATGAACAGCTGATCTCTCCATTATTCCAGGACTATGGAGTTCCGTTCTTCCTTGACCAGAAGGTGAATGAGCTGCATCATCCGCTGGTGGAGTTTATCCGCTCCGCGCTTGATGTCATCCGCCGCCGCTGGCGTTATGAGGATGTGTTCCGCTGCGTCAAAACAGAACTTCTGCTTCCGCTGGACGGCAGCCTTACGCGTCAGGACATGGACCAGCTGGAGAACTACGTCCTGGCCTGCGGCATTCAGGGTTACCGCTGGACCGACGGACGGTCGTGGAAGGGGATTCCGAGCCTGTCGCTGGAAGGCAGTCAGGCTGTAGATGAAGCCCAGCTGCTCCTTATGGAGCAGTGCCGGGAGAGTATCACGGTTCCCCTGCATGCCTTTGAGAAAAGAGTGAAGAAAAGCCGCAGCGGTCTGGAACTGTGTACAGCCGTGTTCCTGCTGCTTCAGGAGACAGATGCAGCGCGTAAGCTGGAGCGGATGGGTGCGCAGGCACTGAAACGGGGTGAGCCTGAAAAGGCCCGTGAGCATACCCAGTTATGGGGTGCAGTACTTGATCTGCTGGACCAGATTGCTGAGATGATGGGCAAGGAAAGGCTGGAGTTTGAGCTGTTCTCCGGTGTGCTGGAGACCGGACTTGCCGAGCTGAAGATGGGGCTTGTCCCGCCAGCGCTGGATCAGGTACTGGTAGGGACGATGGACCGGACCCGGGTATCGGGCGTGAAGTATGCCTTTTTGCTGGGCTTTAACGAAGGGGTGGTACCGGCACAATTCAAAGAAGACGGTATCCTTTCAGAAGGCGAGCGGCTGCTTCTGGAGAACGCGGGAATGGAGCTGTCCCCCGGCTCGTCACGGAAGCTGCTGGATGAACGCTTCCTTATCTATAATGCGCTGACGACAGCGAGCCGGAAATTATGGATCAGCTATGCCTCTGCAGATGAAGAAGGCAAAGCGCTCTTGCCATCAGAGATCATCCGCCATCTGCACGGCATGTTCCCCGATGCCTTGAAGGAGCAGTCACTTGCCGGGTTCCCTCCGGCAGTAACTCCAGGTGAGACGGATGCGGGCGAAGCTCTGCACTTTAGCTTTATAGGCCATCCGGAGCAGACCCTGCGCATGCTCATTATGCAGCTGCGGCAGTGGCGCCAGGGTGTAGAGATTCCCGGAATATGGTGGGATGTCTACAACTGGTTTGCAGGTGACGAAAAACGCAGAACGGAGCTTGGACGGCTGCTGGGATCGCTGTTCTACCGCAATGAAGGCAAAACCTTAAAGCGGGAGACCAGCCTCCGTCTGTACGGCGGTTCAACGCTGCGCGGCAGCGTATCGCGGATGGAGAAGTTCACCGCCTGCGCATTTTCCCATTTTGCCTCCTACGGGCTGAGGCTGAAGGAGCGCCAGCTCTACAAGCTGCAGGCGCCCGACATTGGCCAGCTGTTCCACGCCGCCCTCAGCGATATGGCTGTGCGTCTGCAGAAGCAGGGCCGCGGCTGGGGCAGCATGACGGCAGAGGAATGCCGCCGGGAAGCCGGTGAGACGGTCGACCGTCTGGCACCGCTCTTGCAGGGTGAAATTCTGATGAGCAGCAAACGTTACGGGTATATTTCCCGCAAGCTCAAGAATATTGTGGGCCGCGCATCGGTCATTCTGGGTGAGCATGCCCGCAGGGGCAGCTTTGAGCCGGTGGGGCTGGAGCTGGATTTCGGCCCGGGCAAAGATCTGCCGCCGCTGAGGATTACACTGCCGAACGGCTGTGTGATGGAAGTGGTCGGCCGGATTGACCGGGTCGATATGGCGGAAGGCGAGCAGGGGGTACTGCTGAGGGTTATTGACTATAAATCCAGCCAGAAGGACCTCAAGCTGCATGAAGTGTATTACGGATTGTCGCTGCAGATGCTGACCTATCTGGATGTGCTGCTGACCTATTCCGAACAGTGGCTGGGCAAGACTGCACTGCCTGCAGGAACGCTGTATTTCCATGTGCATGATCCGCTGCTGTCCTCGCCGAACGGAATGAACCGGGAGCAGGCGGAGCAGGAGCTGCTGAAACGGTTCAAAATGAAGGGGCTGCTGACAGCCGACCGCGAGGTGGTTTCACTGATGGACACTACACTCGACAAAGGGTATTCCTCGATTGTTCCTGTAGCGCTGAAAAGTGACGGCAGCTTTTACAGCAGCGCTTCCGTCGCTACACCCGAGCAGTGGAGACATCTGCTGACTTCAGTACGGAGCAATATTTCGGAAATCGGGACGCGCATTACGGAAGGGGACGTGGCGATCCAGCCGTACCGCATCCAGCAGGAGACGGCATGCACCTTCTGCTCATTCCGGCCGGTATGCCAGTTTGATGAGGCTGTGGAAGGCAACGGGTATAACAATCTCGGCAAGCCGGGCAAGGAAGTCATTTGGGACCTGCTGTCCCACAAAGGAGGAGAGAAGCCGTGA
- a CDS encoding class I SAM-dependent rRNA methyltransferase, which translates to MASVILERNRKKRLEQGHPWVFASEVASVDGEAQAGNLVDVLNHQGRYLATGYYNPASQIRVRIISQSRLAAMDTAFFVDRFTSCLQHRERFLPEADAYRFVYGEADFLPGLIIDRFGDVLVVQLLTLGMDKCRNEIVDALVQVMAPRGIFERSDVSVRELEGLEQRTGVLYGECPRHITVSENGLKVIVDIEEGQKTGYFFDQRENRASIAPLIKGWGGRSGITLQEVETEDGSVQTLPVNKSGKPVTFPYWDGATVLECFAHTGSFTLHACKYGAKKVTCLDVSAHAIESAKANVELNGFTDRVEFVVDDAFAFLRNQVKGLEERSERATGKADTKPGGKPAAKTDTAKPMTAGGGRTWDVVILDPPAFAKTKSAVAGACRGYKDINLQGMKLVNEGGYLVTASCSYHMQPQLFLDTIAEAAKDAGKVLRLVEWRAAGKDHPQILGVDEGHYLKFAIFEVRSKK; encoded by the coding sequence TTGGCATCGGTTATTCTGGAACGAAACCGCAAAAAAAGACTGGAGCAGGGACATCCGTGGGTGTTCGCCAGCGAAGTAGCCTCAGTGGACGGGGAAGCGCAGGCCGGCAATCTGGTAGACGTGCTCAATCATCAAGGGAGGTATCTGGCTACCGGTTATTACAATCCGGCCTCACAGATCCGGGTCAGAATTATATCCCAGAGCAGGCTTGCGGCCATGGATACAGCCTTTTTTGTCGACCGGTTTACAAGCTGCCTGCAGCACCGGGAACGTTTTTTGCCGGAAGCAGATGCTTACCGGTTTGTATATGGAGAGGCGGATTTTCTGCCCGGACTGATTATCGACCGCTTCGGTGACGTGCTGGTTGTGCAGCTGCTGACACTGGGAATGGACAAGTGCCGGAACGAGATTGTCGACGCACTGGTGCAGGTAATGGCGCCGCGCGGTATTTTTGAGCGCAGCGATGTTTCTGTGCGTGAGCTGGAAGGCCTGGAGCAGAGAACAGGGGTATTGTACGGTGAATGCCCGCGCCATATCACGGTAAGCGAGAACGGCCTGAAGGTTATCGTCGATATCGAAGAAGGCCAGAAGACAGGATATTTCTTCGACCAGCGTGAGAACCGCGCTTCCATTGCACCGCTGATCAAAGGCTGGGGCGGACGCAGCGGCATTACGCTGCAGGAAGTGGAGACAGAGGATGGTTCAGTGCAGACTCTTCCTGTGAACAAGAGCGGCAAGCCGGTTACCTTCCCTTACTGGGATGGAGCCACAGTGCTGGAGTGCTTTGCACATACAGGCAGCTTTACGCTGCATGCCTGCAAATACGGCGCGAAGAAGGTCACCTGTCTCGACGTTTCCGCACATGCGATTGAAAGCGCCAAGGCCAATGTTGAGCTGAACGGCTTCACCGACCGGGTGGAATTTGTGGTGGACGATGCCTTTGCTTTTCTGCGCAACCAGGTCAAAGGCCTGGAAGAACGCTCGGAGCGGGCAACCGGCAAGGCGGACACTAAACCAGGCGGCAAGCCGGCAGCCAAGACCGACACGGCGAAGCCGATGACTGCGGGCGGCGGACGCACATGGGATGTTGTTATTTTGGACCCTCCGGCCTTTGCCAAAACCAAAAGCGCTGTTGCGGGAGCCTGCCGCGGCTATAAAGACATCAACCTTCAGGGCATGAAGCTGGTTAACGAAGGCGGTTATCTGGTGACGGCAAGCTGCTCGTACCATATGCAGCCGCAGCTGTTCCTGGATACCATCGCCGAAGCGGCCAAGGATGCAGGCAAAGTGCTGAGACTCGTGGAATGGCGTGCTGCCGGCAAAGACCATCCGCAGATTCTCGGTGTGGACGAAGGGCACTATCTGAAATTTGCGATTTTTGAGGTGCGCAGCAAGAAGTAA
- a CDS encoding Na/Pi symporter, which produces MIRDLLFPVIYGLVIFLAGMKLMEAALAKLAGPLLVNSLHKATSTPLKGLIASSLLSALLQSSTAVTVLTIGMVNAGLLNYARTLGIILGSNIGTCLTTELIGLQISSAAAPLLTLSLCLWAAAVMLGELPPLHLRAAEACRRISAPVQFISLAVAGFALVLWGISVMQSIGPALQSSGLFRWFLDHAATSTLWGLAAGACLTAMVHSSAAVIGMAMGLAASGTLPPELGIAIVLGANIGTCVTAVIASIGGSPSGSFVAWSHVVLNVGGALLFLPFTGPLQSLAAWIGGGPAAQLAHAQTIFNVVCSLAALPLCYLPLWSRLEKRLQS; this is translated from the coding sequence ATGATCCGTGACCTGCTGTTCCCTGTCATATATGGTCTTGTTATTTTTCTCGCCGGCATGAAGCTGATGGAAGCCGCTCTGGCCAAGCTCGCCGGCCCGCTGCTCGTGAACAGCCTGCATAAGGCCACATCCACGCCTCTAAAGGGACTCATCGCCAGCAGCCTGCTGTCGGCACTGCTGCAGAGCAGCACAGCCGTCACCGTGCTGACGATCGGTATGGTGAACGCAGGGCTGCTGAATTACGCCCGGACACTCGGCATTATCCTCGGCAGCAACATCGGCACCTGCCTGACCACCGAGCTGATCGGATTGCAGATCAGCTCGGCGGCAGCGCCGCTGCTGACGCTGTCGCTGTGCCTCTGGGCAGCGGCGGTGATGCTTGGCGAGCTGCCGCCCCTCCACTTGCGGGCAGCAGAGGCCTGCCGCCGGATCTCCGCGCCGGTGCAGTTCATCAGCCTGGCAGTGGCGGGCTTTGCGCTTGTCCTGTGGGGCATCTCGGTTATGCAGTCGATCGGGCCTGCACTGCAGAGCAGCGGACTGTTCCGCTGGTTCCTGGATCATGCCGCCACGAGCACCCTCTGGGGCCTCGCTGCCGGAGCCTGCCTGACCGCGATGGTACACAGCAGCGCGGCGGTTATCGGCATGGCGATGGGCCTCGCTGCAAGCGGGACACTGCCGCCGGAGCTTGGCATCGCCATTGTGCTCGGCGCCAATATCGGCACCTGCGTCACTGCCGTAATTGCCTCCATTGGAGGCTCCCCTTCAGGCAGCTTCGTCGCCTGGTCACATGTGGTGCTCAATGTCGGGGGAGCGCTGCTGTTCCTGCCGTTCACCGGACCGCTGCAGAGCCTGGCTGCCTGGATCGGCGGAGGCCCTGCCGCCCAGCTTGCCCATGCGCAGACCATCTTTAACGTCGTCTGCTCCCTTGCGGCACTGCCGCTCTGCTACCTGCCGCTGTGGTCAAGACTGGAGAAGCGTCTCCAGTCTTAA
- a CDS encoding energy-coupling factor transporter transmembrane component T, with protein sequence MKARMLTFTKQDSPVHRLTGATKLIVFALWSISAMITYDTRGLLLMLLSGVIIFRISKVRFQDYAFVLYFILFFFLLNQIAIFVFSPLEGTRIYGSRHDLLHLAGRYTVTAEQLFYQFNIGLKYAVVIPMALLFLLTTDPGEFASSLNRVGVNYKIAYSVSLALRYIPDIQRDYENISFAAQAKGIDLSRKEKLFKRLKNVVSILMPLILSSIERIEKISTAMELRGFGAGRKRTWYRARPFTRNDYLALGIIALIAAAATVITFYDGSRFYSIF encoded by the coding sequence ATGAAGGCCAGAATGCTGACGTTTACGAAGCAGGATTCACCGGTTCACCGGCTTACAGGTGCTACCAAACTGATTGTATTTGCCCTCTGGTCGATATCGGCGATGATTACCTATGACACCAGAGGCCTGCTGCTGATGTTGTTGTCGGGTGTTATTATTTTCAGAATCTCGAAAGTCCGTTTTCAGGATTACGCTTTTGTGCTTTATTTTATATTGTTCTTTTTTCTGCTTAACCAGATCGCTATATTTGTATTCTCTCCTTTGGAAGGGACGCGCATATACGGCAGCAGGCATGATCTTCTTCATCTTGCCGGCCGCTATACAGTAACAGCGGAGCAGCTTTTCTACCAGTTTAATATCGGTTTAAAGTATGCGGTTGTCATCCCGATGGCTCTTTTGTTCCTTTTGACGACAGACCCTGGTGAGTTTGCTTCCTCGCTGAACCGTGTCGGGGTTAATTATAAAATCGCCTATTCGGTATCGCTTGCCCTGCGCTATATTCCGGATATCCAGCGTGACTATGAAAATATCTCGTTTGCCGCCCAGGCAAAGGGAATCGATCTTTCACGGAAAGAGAAGCTCTTCAAGCGGCTGAAAAATGTGGTGTCCATTCTGATGCCCCTCATTCTCAGCAGCATTGAGCGGATCGAGAAAATCAGCACGGCCATGGAGCTGAGGGGCTTCGGGGCCGGGCGGAAACGGACCTGGTACCGGGCCCGTCCCTTCACCAGAAACGATTATCTTGCCTTGGGGATCATTGCACTCATTGCCGCTGCTGCCACGGTGATAACCTTTTATGACGGGTCGAGGTTTTACAGCATTTTTTAA
- a CDS encoding ABC transporter ATP-binding protein, protein MNKPVIEFTDFSFTYRAQSEPTLRGISLIIREGEKVLIAGPSGSGKSTLAHCINGLIPFVYAGEMSGSLRIMGREPKELSVVELSEMVGTVLQDPDGQFVGLTVGEDIAFTLENQSVLQQEMADKVTAAARAVDIHELLGASPQELSGGQKQRTMLAGVLVGDVDILLFDEPLASLDPYTGAKTIELIDRVQQETGKTVVIIEHRLEEVLHRSVDRIIVMTDGTIAADLPAAELLSSPRLRDAGIREPLYLTALRYAGCSITPDMHPEHLDHINLKDSAGKLREWYHGSSVLPGEHEPEALLELRDLSFGYEKNSPVLQRLSFRAGKGEMLCIAGRNGAGKSTVSKLICGFYKPSSGMILLNGRDLATDTIKQRAEHIGFVMQNPNHMISRTLIYDEVALGLKLRGVPEDVIRNRVHEVLKVCGLFKFREWPVSALSYGQKKRVTIASILVLAPEVIILDEPTAGQDYRHYNEMMEFLLGLRDQGITVIMITHDMHLMLEYAQRAIVLADGIKLADDRPERILTDREIVERARLKETSLFGLAKKAGLEQPRDFVRHFIAYDRRARRG, encoded by the coding sequence ATGAACAAACCGGTAATTGAATTCACGGATTTCAGCTTTACCTACCGTGCCCAGTCGGAACCCACGCTGCGCGGGATTAGTTTGATTATCAGGGAAGGGGAAAAAGTGCTGATTGCCGGGCCTTCCGGTTCAGGAAAAAGCACGCTGGCCCACTGCATCAACGGCCTGATTCCCTTTGTTTATGCTGGAGAGATGAGCGGCAGCCTGCGGATCATGGGCCGGGAACCGAAGGAGCTTAGTGTGGTGGAACTGTCAGAAATGGTCGGCACGGTACTGCAGGATCCGGACGGGCAATTTGTCGGGCTTACAGTCGGTGAGGACATTGCCTTCACGCTGGAGAACCAGTCGGTGCTGCAGCAGGAAATGGCTGATAAAGTAACCGCAGCGGCGAGGGCTGTCGATATCCATGAGCTGCTGGGAGCATCACCGCAGGAGCTGTCCGGCGGTCAAAAGCAGAGAACCATGCTTGCCGGTGTCCTTGTCGGCGATGTTGACATTCTGCTGTTCGATGAACCGCTGGCCAGCCTGGATCCTTATACGGGCGCCAAGACTATTGAACTGATTGACCGTGTACAGCAGGAAACCGGGAAGACGGTGGTCATTATCGAGCATCGCCTGGAGGAGGTGCTGCACCGGAGTGTGGACCGGATTATTGTTATGACTGACGGGACGATCGCGGCAGACCTGCCGGCGGCTGAACTTCTGAGCTCTCCCCGGCTTAGGGATGCAGGAATCCGGGAACCCCTGTATCTTACGGCCTTGAGGTACGCCGGTTGCTCTATCACCCCGGATATGCATCCCGAGCACCTGGACCATATCAATCTGAAAGACAGCGCAGGCAAGCTCCGGGAGTGGTATCACGGCAGCAGTGTGCTGCCCGGAGAGCATGAGCCTGAAGCGCTGCTAGAGCTAAGAGATCTTTCCTTTGGCTATGAAAAAAACAGCCCGGTACTGCAGCGGCTCTCGTTCCGGGCAGGAAAGGGTGAAATGCTCTGTATCGCGGGGCGCAACGGCGCAGGCAAGTCCACGGTTTCGAAGCTGATCTGCGGCTTTTACAAACCGTCATCCGGGATGATTCTGCTGAATGGGCGTGATCTCGCTACAGATACGATTAAGCAGCGTGCGGAGCATATCGGGTTTGTAATGCAGAATCCTAATCACATGATTTCCAGGACACTTATATACGATGAGGTAGCTTTGGGGCTCAAGCTGAGAGGGGTGCCGGAAGACGTGATCCGCAATCGTGTCCACGAAGTGCTTAAGGTGTGCGGGTTATTTAAGTTCCGTGAATGGCCGGTTTCAGCACTCAGCTACGGACAGAAAAAACGCGTCACCATCGCCTCCATTCTGGTGCTTGCGCCTGAGGTAATTATTCTGGATGAACCGACCGCCGGACAGGACTACAGGCATTACAACGAAATGATGGAATTTCTGCTGGGGCTGAGAGATCAGGGGATTACGGTCATCATGATCACACATGATATGCACCTGATGCTGGAGTACGCGCAGCGGGCAATTGTTCTGGCTGACGGAATCAAGCTGGCTGACGACCGGCCGGAGCGGATTTTGACGGACAGGGAAATTGTGGAGCGTGCCCGTCTGAAGGAGACCTCGCTATTCGGGCTGGCAAAAAAGGCAGGCTTGGAGCAGCCCAGGGATTTTGTCCGCCATTTTATCGCTTATGACAGGAGGGCCCGGCGCGGATGA
- a CDS encoding ECF-type riboflavin transporter substrate-binding protein, with the protein MKQVAKTKALSVKTIVAIGIGSALFVVLGRFGSIPSGIPNTNIETTYALLALFALLYGPAAGLLIGLIGHTLKDAIFYGSPWFSWVISSGLVGLVIGLLVARISIQDGEFGRKEIIRFNIAQIVANAVAWFVAAPLLDILIYAEPANKVFTQGLIAGASNIVTVAVIGTLLAAAYAKTRTKPGSLSSLN; encoded by the coding sequence ATGAAGCAGGTGGCCAAAACAAAGGCGTTATCGGTCAAAACAATTGTAGCCATTGGCATCGGTTCGGCATTGTTCGTTGTATTGGGGAGGTTCGGATCCATTCCTTCCGGAATCCCGAATACCAATATTGAGACCACCTACGCATTGCTGGCGTTATTCGCGCTGTTGTACGGACCGGCTGCGGGGCTGCTTATCGGCCTGATCGGGCATACGCTGAAGGATGCCATTTTCTACGGCTCACCATGGTTCAGCTGGGTCATCTCTTCCGGCCTCGTGGGACTGGTTATCGGGCTGCTGGTCGCCAGAATTTCCATTCAGGATGGCGAGTTTGGCAGAAAGGAAATCATCCGGTTTAACATTGCACAGATCGTGGCGAATGCTGTTGCCTGGTTTGTGGCGGCCCCGCTGCTCGATATTCTGATCTATGCGGAACCGGCCAACAAGGTGTTCACGCAGGGGCTGATCGCCGGAGCCTCAAATATTGTAACCGTGGCGGTCATCGGAACACTGCTGGCAGCGGCCTATGCCAAGACCAGAACAAAGCCGGGAAGCTTAAGCAGTCTGAACTGA